In a genomic window of Paroedura picta isolate Pp20150507F chromosome 14, Ppicta_v3.0, whole genome shotgun sequence:
- the DDX28 gene encoding putative ATP-dependent RNA helicase DDX28 produces the protein MALWSCGRRPAALLVLLLRAPLSSGGPPREESVVRIPRVWQRRLQKAETKAASRGRPAASPPDSRSGKLLLRTRRQELNQSAAFAAGRWERPRLVSDGWKNSSSRGDYFQLQRTRDAPPQKLEDAGGAASFLELGVEQRIALALQEALAISEPTAVQRRVIPVLLEGHNALCAAETGSGKTLAYLLPLIQRLLQGQSWFSRQAAVVSPRALVVLPSWELAGQVRSVASYLCVRLGLQVREIGGGRGMGSVRRKLRAGPIDLLVATPGALCRALRRRMLSLEKLCFLVLDEVDTLLDPSFVDLMEDLLQRAVISTRREDISDVWDPKTQLVAVGATLPKGVGDLFSKVSDLSSFHTLTSYHLHRLQPHVEQRFMRLKGSDKVSELLQLLKERGPNSGAVLIFCSGASTVNWLGYILDDHNVKHLRLQGQMPADMRANIFTRFQKGQFDILVCTDIASRGLDTTQVELVVNYDFPQTLHDYLHRVGRVGRVGSKLPGTVVNFVTHKWDVDLVRKIETAARKRAPLPGMQPPVSKPQH, from the coding sequence ATGGCGCTCTGGTCGTGCGGGCGGCGTCCGGCGGCGCTACTCGTCCTCCTCCTGCGGGCCCCGCTGTCGTCCGGGGGGCCTCCTCGCGAGGAGTCCGTGGTGCGGATCCCCCGCGTTTGGCAGCGGCGGCTGCAGAAGGCCGAGACCAAGGCGGCGAGCCGAGGCCGCCCGGCGGCCTCCCCGCCGGACTCTCGCTCGGGGAAGCTGCTGCTGCGGACCCGGCGGCAGGAGCTGAACCAGAGCGCGGCGTTTGCGGCGGGGCGCTGGGAGCGGCCGCGCTTGGTGTCGGACGGCTGGAAGAATAGCTCCTCCCGGGGGGATTATTTCCAGCTGCAACGGACGAGGGATGCGCCGCCGCAGAAGCTAGAGGATGCCGGGGGCGCCGCCTcgttcctggagctgggagtggagcAGCGGATCGCCCTCGCCCTACAGGAGGCCTTGGCCATCTCCGAGCCCACCGCCGTGCAGCGGCGGGTCATCCCTGTCCTGCTGGAGGGGCACAACGCCCTGTGTGCTGCAGAGACTGGCAGCGGCAAGACCCTGGCCTACCTGCTGCCTCTAATCCAGCGGCTCCTCCAGGGGCAGAGCTGGTTCTCGAGGCAAGCTGCTGTGGTCTCCCCCCGCGCTTTGGTCGTGCTGCCCTCGTGGGAGTTGGCAGGCCAGGTGCGCAGCGTGGCTTCATATTTGTGTGTGAGGCTGGGCTTGCAAGTGAGGGAGATTGGAGGGGGCCGGGGCATGGGCAGTGTCCGTCGGAAGCTGAGGGCCGGGCCCATTGATCTCCTGGTGGCCACCCCGGGTGCTCTGTGCAGAGCCTTGCGGAGACGTATGCTGTCCTTGGAGAAACTGTGCTTCCTGGTGCTGGATGAAGTGGACACCTTATTGGATCCCTCTTTTGTGGACCTGATGGAAGACCTGCTCCAGCGGGCTGTCATCTCCACTAGGCGTGAGGATATAAGCGATGTCTGGGATCCAAAAACCCAGCTGGTGGCTGTGGGAGCCACCCTCCCAAAGGGAGTAGGTGACCTGTTCAGCAAGGTCTCTGACCTCAGCAGCTTCCACACTCTGACAAGCTACCATCTGCATCGCCTTCAGCCTCACGTTGAACAAAGATTCATGCGCCTGAAGGGAAGCGACAAAGTGTCTGAGCTGCTACAACTCCTCAAAGAGCGAGGCCCCAACTCTGGAGCGGTTCTGATTTTTTGCAGCGGTGCCAGCACCGTCAACTGGCTTGGTTATATCTTAGATGATCACAATGTGAAACACCTCCGCCTGCAGGGACAGATGCCAGCAGACATGAGAGCCAACATCTTCACTCGCTTCCAGAAAGGACAGTTTGACATCTTGGTATGCACCGACATAGCCTCCCGAGGACTGGACACCACGCAGGTGGAGCTGGTGGTTAACTATGACTTCCCGCAGACACTGCATGACTATTTGCATCGGGTGGGGCGAGTGGGCCGCGTGGGCAGCAAGTTACCGGGGACTGTGGTCAACTTTGTCACTCACAAGTGGGATGTGGACCTGGTCAGGAAAATAGAAACTGCTGCTCGTAAAAGAGCTCCATTGCCAGGCATGCAGCCTCCGGTTAGCAAGCCGCAGCATTAA